In Tepidanaerobacter syntrophicus, the following are encoded in one genomic region:
- the trpD gene encoding anthranilate phosphoribosyltransferase, whose translation MIKEATAKLIENRNLTYEEAAAVMDEIMSGKSSNVQIAAFLTALSAKGETIEEITACAAGMRNYAVPVTHNFDLLDIVGTGGDKSNSFNISTTASVVIASGGVKVAKHGNRAASSKSGAADCLEALGVNINLSAQKCIKLLAEIGICFFFAQNYHTSMKYVGPVRKELGIRSIFNILGPLTNPSLANMEVLGVYTESLVEPLAHVLSNLGVKRGMVVYGQDGLDEISSSSPTTICEFTENHFKKYVIMPEDFGFKRSEKKELIGGTPAENAKITLDILNGTEGPKYQATILNAGAGLYIAGKAKNHTEGVRLAEELIKSGKAKEKLVQFIRESNKQETAV comes from the coding sequence ATGATAAAAGAAGCAACGGCAAAACTTATTGAGAATAGAAATTTAACCTATGAAGAAGCTGCGGCCGTTATGGACGAAATCATGAGCGGTAAAAGTTCAAACGTGCAGATCGCAGCCTTCCTTACAGCGCTTTCAGCTAAAGGAGAGACGATAGAGGAAATTACGGCATGTGCTGCCGGCATGCGTAACTATGCTGTGCCGGTCACCCACAATTTTGATCTGCTGGATATCGTAGGAACAGGCGGAGATAAATCAAATTCATTTAATATTTCAACAACCGCCTCTGTTGTTATAGCGTCAGGGGGCGTAAAGGTTGCAAAGCACGGCAATCGCGCTGCATCTTCAAAAAGCGGGGCAGCAGATTGCTTAGAAGCCTTAGGTGTAAACATCAATCTTTCTGCACAAAAATGTATAAAACTCTTAGCAGAGATTGGAATATGCTTCTTTTTTGCTCAAAATTATCACACTTCCATGAAATATGTGGGACCTGTGCGAAAAGAACTTGGAATCCGAAGCATTTTTAATATTTTAGGCCCTTTAACAAATCCGAGCTTGGCTAATATGGAAGTGCTTGGCGTATATACCGAATCATTAGTAGAGCCATTAGCACATGTTCTTTCAAATCTTGGTGTAAAACGTGGCATGGTAGTGTATGGGCAAGACGGGCTCGATGAGATTTCCAGTTCATCGCCTACAACTATATGTGAATTTACAGAAAATCATTTTAAAAAATATGTTATTATGCCGGAGGATTTTGGCTTTAAACGCTCAGAAAAGAAAGAGCTAATCGGTGGAACACCTGCAGAAAATGCTAAAATAACACTGGATATTTTAAATGGCACAGAGGGGCCAAAATATCAGGCAACAATTTTAAATGCCGGTGCAGGTCTTTATATAGCGGGAAAAGCAAAAAATCACACGGAAGGCGTAAGACTTGCCGAAGAACTAATAAAAAGCGGAAAAGCAAAAGAAAAGCTTGTTCAATTTATTAGAGAGTCAAATAAGCAAGAGACAGCAGTATGA
- a CDS encoding anthranilate synthase component II encodes MILVIDNYDSFSYNLYQLAGMLDCDAKIFHNNEITIEDIKKLNPSHIIISSGPGYPESAGICMDAVRELEETTPILGVGLGHQVICKAYGADIIRAKKFMHGKQCEVIIDNENPLFFGMPSRIKVARYNSLKVLEDNFPCCLEIIAKTNEEEIMAIKHRDYPIFGLQFHPESILTPDGLQIIKNFVNILKGALL; translated from the coding sequence ATGATATTAGTAATTGATAACTATGACAGTTTTTCTTACAACCTTTACCAATTGGCAGGAATGTTAGATTGCGATGCTAAAATTTTCCATAATAATGAAATAACAATTGAAGATATAAAAAAACTTAACCCGAGCCACATTATAATTTCCTCAGGGCCCGGGTATCCTGAAAGTGCAGGCATATGTATGGATGCGGTAAGGGAACTTGAAGAAACAACACCCATACTTGGAGTTGGGTTAGGCCATCAAGTGATTTGTAAAGCATATGGAGCAGATATTATCCGAGCAAAAAAATTTATGCATGGCAAGCAATGCGAAGTAATTATAGACAACGAGAATCCTCTATTTTTTGGTATGCCAAGTCGAATTAAAGTCGCTCGCTATAACTCCCTTAAAGTTTTGGAAGATAATTTTCCCTGCTGCCTGGAAATAATAGCGAAAACAAATGAAGAAGAAATTATGGCAATAAAACACCGCGACTACCCAATTTTTGGCCTGCAGTTTCACCCTGAATCAATTTTAACTCCGGATGGTCTGCAAATAATTAAAAACTTTGTAAATATATTGAAAGGAGCATTATTATGA